A window from Pseudooceanicola algae encodes these proteins:
- a CDS encoding MotA/TolQ/ExbB proton channel family protein has product MAGRHSSTAMGFLTFAALTACLAVPAFAQNATAPTDGSGAVTVESAPVIGDSIEQPSAPSASGGTPAAPRTTDDAAPAAPAASDLPAEPSAPASGTDTQAAPGSVAENATSAEIDPETAPADGAAPVAAEDATPPTEAQPSVPEAPQTLTGMVSDASDRGMEFLINGGPAIWAIAALSVVTVALILWKVWRLVLEGAWSRRTSRRAVAAWEQGEAAVAIATVRDRKGVRSRMVHAAMRARLTLEEDAAREETARVAKRLLGAQGSALRALELISTIAPLLGLLGTVMGMISAFQALQAAGSNADPSLLAGGIWEALLTTAAGMAVAIPASAALTWFEAVVERLRQDLEDLAARIFIADLPGEGMGAGDTLSKLAAQ; this is encoded by the coding sequence ATGGCAGGCCGGCACAGCAGCACCGCGATGGGTTTCCTGACATTCGCCGCCCTGACGGCATGTCTGGCGGTCCCGGCTTTCGCGCAGAACGCGACCGCGCCGACCGATGGCTCCGGTGCCGTCACAGTCGAAAGCGCCCCCGTTATCGGCGACAGCATCGAACAGCCCTCGGCGCCCTCGGCCAGCGGCGGGACACCCGCAGCGCCTCGGACGACCGATGATGCCGCCCCCGCTGCGCCGGCTGCCAGCGACCTTCCGGCAGAGCCTTCGGCCCCGGCAAGCGGTACTGATACGCAGGCCGCGCCGGGTTCCGTCGCAGAAAATGCGACATCGGCGGAAATTGATCCCGAGACCGCTCCGGCTGATGGCGCCGCACCTGTTGCCGCAGAGGACGCCACTCCCCCGACCGAGGCGCAACCATCCGTACCGGAAGCGCCGCAAACCCTGACCGGAATGGTTTCGGATGCCTCCGATCGGGGTATGGAGTTCCTGATCAACGGCGGCCCGGCGATCTGGGCCATCGCGGCCCTGTCGGTGGTGACCGTGGCGTTGATCCTGTGGAAAGTCTGGCGCCTGGTGCTGGAAGGGGCCTGGTCGCGCCGCACCTCGCGCCGCGCCGTCGCCGCCTGGGAACAGGGCGAAGCCGCCGTGGCCATCGCCACCGTCCGCGACCGCAAGGGGGTGCGTTCCCGCATGGTCCATGCCGCGATGCGCGCCCGCCTGACTCTTGAAGAGGACGCCGCGCGCGAGGAAACCGCGCGGGTGGCCAAGCGGCTGCTTGGCGCCCAGGGGTCGGCCCTGCGGGCGCTGGAACTGATCTCGACCATCGCGCCACTGCTGGGTCTTCTGGGCACGGTCATGGGCATGATCTCGGCCTTCCAGGCCCTTCAGGCCGCAGGCTCCAACGCCGATCCCTCGCTGCTTGCCGGCGGGATCTGGGAGGCCCTGCTGACCACCGCCGCCGGCATGGCGGTGGCGATCCCGGCCTCGGCGGCACTGACCTGGTTCGAAGCCGTGGTCGAACGCCTGCGCCAGGATCTCGAGGACCTGGCGGCGCGGATCTTCATCGCCGACCTGCCGGGCGAAGGCATGGGGGCGGGCGACACCCTGTCGAAACTGGCCGCGCAATAG
- a CDS encoding ExbD/TolR family protein: MSFLATTPRPRRKPSLTPMIDVVFLLLVFFMLASRFGVDQVLPLPLASAGQGYEGPPRLVDILPEGLRVNGRDIAPGALATEIGGLTSAPTDTIILRGAEGAELQRVVDVAAALRTAGYANLVLVE; encoded by the coding sequence ATGAGCTTTCTTGCCACCACCCCAAGGCCGCGCCGCAAGCCGAGCCTCACGCCGATGATCGACGTGGTGTTCCTGCTGCTGGTCTTCTTCATGCTGGCCTCGCGGTTCGGCGTGGACCAGGTGTTGCCGCTGCCGCTGGCCTCTGCGGGGCAGGGCTATGAAGGGCCGCCACGACTGGTCGACATCTTGCCCGAGGGACTGCGCGTGAACGGCCGCGATATCGCTCCGGGCGCGCTGGCGACGGAGATCGGCGGGCTGACTTCCGCGCCGACCGACACGATCATCCTGCGCGGTGCCGAGGGCGCCGAACTGCAGCGCGTCGTCGATGTGGCCGCTGCCCTGCGCACGGCGGGCTATGCCAATCTCGTGCTGGTGGAGTGA
- a CDS encoding ExbD/TolR family protein, with product MATDFSSPARRPQGESIVPMINVVFLLLIFFLMTSRLTPPEPFEVAPPKAAEGAEADETAVLFVSAEGEAGFRDLRGAEAVAAYVADNDGREGAPQIRADGKTEAAVVARLLGDLTAAGMQNVALVVAPQ from the coding sequence ATGGCAACCGATTTTTCATCCCCCGCACGCCGACCGCAGGGCGAATCCATCGTCCCGATGATCAACGTGGTGTTCCTGCTGCTGATCTTCTTCCTGATGACTTCGCGCCTGACCCCGCCTGAACCCTTCGAGGTGGCCCCCCCCAAGGCCGCCGAAGGCGCCGAAGCCGATGAGACGGCGGTGCTGTTCGTCTCGGCCGAAGGCGAAGCGGGCTTTCGCGACCTGCGCGGCGCCGAGGCGGTCGCGGCCTATGTCGCGGACAACGACGGGCGCGAAGGCGCGCCCCAAATCCGAGCGGATGGCAAGACCGAAGCCGCCGTCGTGGCCCGTCTGCTGGGCGATCTGACAGCGGCGGGGATGCAGAACGTCGCGCTGGTGGTGGCGCCGCAATGA
- a CDS encoding energy transducer TonB family protein, which yields MKRLAEIAAFLALAIGLHVAFAIRIPSKDGADAGGQGGAALVTLQGAPPGTVDMVERWETPPEMVSEPVVEEMVQEAALTPPTPTRPVTPVAPRPAFPMVTLPDAMPETAALPKVETDVPPPPEPEPEVEPDPEPEPEPEEVAEPLPEPEPEVTPEPEPQVAEEAPSEMVPDTSRRPQARPRDFTPRVVAREEPRPEKAEDGPRQQAARAGGSGGATQQAAGSGGSQQAGQNNGQVRAGAGKDAARLEAVWGGQIRNRIERRKRFPGGMRGKQGRVVVRITVSRDGNVMGARVVRSSGEAVFDQEAMKAIQRAGRMPSAPAGLSQASYTFTLPMDFS from the coding sequence ATGAAACGACTTGCTGAAATCGCGGCCTTTCTGGCCCTCGCCATCGGCCTTCACGTGGCTTTCGCGATCCGCATTCCGTCGAAGGACGGCGCGGATGCAGGCGGGCAGGGCGGGGCTGCGCTGGTGACGCTGCAAGGCGCGCCTCCGGGCACGGTGGACATGGTGGAACGCTGGGAAACCCCGCCCGAGATGGTGAGCGAACCCGTGGTCGAGGAAATGGTGCAGGAGGCCGCGCTGACCCCGCCGACCCCGACCCGCCCGGTCACGCCGGTCGCCCCGCGCCCGGCCTTCCCGATGGTGACCCTGCCGGACGCGATGCCCGAAACGGCTGCCCTGCCAAAGGTTGAAACCGATGTGCCCCCGCCCCCGGAGCCTGAACCCGAGGTCGAGCCTGATCCCGAGCCAGAGCCAGAGCCAGAGGAAGTCGCCGAGCCGCTTCCAGAGCCGGAACCCGAAGTGACCCCTGAACCCGAACCCCAGGTGGCCGAAGAAGCGCCGTCGGAGATGGTGCCCGATACCTCGCGCCGTCCACAGGCGCGGCCGCGTGATTTCACGCCCAGGGTCGTCGCCCGCGAGGAGCCCCGCCCGGAAAAGGCCGAAGACGGTCCGCGCCAGCAGGCCGCCCGTGCCGGTGGCAGCGGTGGGGCGACGCAACAGGCCGCAGGCTCTGGCGGATCGCAGCAGGCGGGGCAGAACAACGGTCAGGTCCGGGCCGGTGCGGGCAAGGATGCCGCCCGGCTGGAAGCCGTCTGGGGCGGGCAGATCCGCAACCGGATCGAACGGCGCAAACGCTTTCCGGGTGGGATGCGGGGCAAGCAGGGCCGGGTGGTCGTGCGCATCACCGTGTCGCGGGACGGCAACGTGATGGGTGCCCGTGTCGTGCGTTCGTCCGGGGAGGCCGTCTTTGATCAGGAAGCGATGAAGGCGATCCAGCGGGCCGGGCGCATGCCCTCGGCGCCCGCCGGGCTGAGCCAGGCAAGTTATACCTTCACCCTGCCGATGGACTTCAGCTGA
- the cls gene encoding cardiolipin synthase, with the protein MESFPFGAVFAVCYLLAQGYFLIRALIRPGRAPSSRVAWVLVMLALPALGMLGYLLFGETNIGRRRAARYRQIQSDMRAGAHRQAKEVEAGTELASPDLRHLFQYVEAVCGVVPLRGNRARLLADSEATIDAMTADIDAAEDHVHLLFYIWLDDNSGIRMAEAAIRAARRGVAVRAMADDIGSRRLIRSAHWKRMADAGVQLTRALPVSNPLVHPVRGRIDLRNHRKIVVIDNRITYCGSQNCADASFAVKSKYAPWVDLMVRFEGPIAVQNQTLFISDWMAHRKDDLRPILTQPRPDFPTGGILAQVIGTGPTVHAETMPELFDLLIHAARRELVLTTPYYVPTEAMQSALCIAARRGVDCTLVMPARNDSWIVAAASRSYYYELLKAGVKICEYPLGLLHAKSLTFDGRAALIGSANLDRRSFELNYENNILLEDAELTGELRARQQSYIDASHVMTIEEVTHWGFWWRLWHNTVAMFGPVF; encoded by the coding sequence ATGGAATCCTTTCCCTTCGGAGCGGTCTTTGCGGTCTGCTACCTGCTGGCGCAGGGGTATTTCCTGATCCGGGCGCTGATCCGGCCGGGGCGCGCGCCTTCGTCCCGCGTGGCCTGGGTACTGGTCATGCTGGCGCTGCCGGCCCTGGGCATGCTGGGCTACCTGCTGTTCGGGGAAACCAATATCGGGCGACGCCGTGCGGCGCGCTATCGCCAGATCCAGTCGGACATGCGCGCCGGGGCGCATCGTCAGGCCAAGGAGGTCGAGGCCGGGACCGAGCTTGCCTCGCCCGACCTGCGTCACCTGTTCCAATATGTCGAAGCGGTCTGCGGCGTGGTGCCCCTGCGCGGCAACAGGGCGCGTCTGCTGGCGGATTCAGAGGCGACCATCGACGCCATGACCGCCGATATCGACGCGGCCGAAGATCACGTGCACCTGCTGTTCTACATCTGGCTCGACGACAACAGCGGCATCCGCATGGCCGAGGCTGCGATCCGCGCCGCCCGGCGCGGCGTCGCCGTCCGGGCCATGGCGGATGATATCGGATCGCGCCGCCTGATCCGCTCGGCCCATTGGAAGCGCATGGCGGATGCCGGGGTACAGCTGACCCGCGCCCTGCCGGTCAGCAATCCTCTGGTGCATCCCGTGCGGGGCCGCATCGACCTGCGCAATCACCGCAAGATCGTGGTGATCGACAATCGCATCACCTATTGCGGCAGCCAGAACTGCGCCGATGCCTCTTTCGCCGTAAAGTCGAAATATGCCCCCTGGGTCGACCTGATGGTGCGCTTCGAAGGCCCGATCGCGGTGCAGAACCAGACGCTGTTCATCTCCGACTGGATGGCGCATCGCAAGGACGACCTGCGTCCGATCCTGACCCAGCCGCGGCCCGATTTCCCCACGGGCGGCATCCTCGCGCAGGTCATCGGCACCGGCCCCACGGTCCACGCCGAGACCATGCCGGAACTTTTCGACCTGCTGATCCATGCGGCGCGCCGCGAACTGGTGCTGACCACGCCCTATTACGTGCCAACCGAGGCCATGCAATCGGCGCTCTGCATCGCGGCGCGGCGCGGGGTGGATTGCACCTTGGTCATGCCCGCGCGCAACGACAGCTGGATCGTCGCCGCCGCCAGCCGCAGCTATTACTACGAGTTGCTGAAGGCCGGCGTTAAGATCTGTGAATACCCGCTGGGCCTGCTGCACGCCAAAAGCCTGACCTTCGACGGGCGCGCCGCCCTGATCGGCTCGGCCAACCTAGACCGGCGCAGTTTCGAGCTGAACTACGAGAACAACATCCTGCTCGAAGATGCCGAGCTGACCGGCGAACTGCGCGCCCGGCAGCAAAGCTATATCGACGCCTCCCATGTCATGACGATCGAGGAGGTCACGCATTGGGGCTTCTGGTGGCGCTTGTGGCACAACACGGTGGCGATGTTCGGCCCGGTTTTCTGA
- a CDS encoding zinc ribbon domain-containing protein YjdM: MNDSLPPCPQCASIYAYQVDALLICPECGHEWSAEAAPDDETAVRDSVGNILADGDTVTLIKDLKLKGTSSVIKVGTKVRGIRLVPGDHDIDCKIPGVGPIGLKSQFVKKVTG; the protein is encoded by the coding sequence ATGAACGACAGCTTGCCCCCATGCCCCCAATGCGCCTCGATCTATGCCTATCAGGTCGATGCGTTGCTGATCTGCCCCGAATGTGGCCATGAATGGTCTGCCGAGGCCGCGCCGGACGACGAGACGGCGGTGCGCGACAGCGTGGGCAATATCCTGGCCGATGGCGATACGGTGACGCTGATCAAGGATCTGAAGCTGAAGGGAACCTCTTCGGTCATCAAGGTCGGCACCAAGGTGCGCGGCATCCGGCTTGTGCCAGGCGATCACGACATTGACTGCAAGATCCCCGGCGTCGGTCCGATCGGGCTGAAATCCCAATTCGTCAAGAAAGTGACCGGCTAG
- a CDS encoding type III secretion system chaperone family protein, whose translation MALSESFISEDLHPIDIVETLAEFNDWDFDRIGDDQIAMAVEGQWRTYSITLAWSGYDETLRMVCTFEMEPPAETLPGLYELLNLVNDQLWAGSFTYWEEQKLMVFRYGLVLSGEQMASPEQIDTLITAAVTSSERYYPAFQMNVWGGRSARSSLEVAIAEAYGRA comes from the coding sequence ATGGCCTTGTCCGAATCCTTCATTTCCGAAGATCTGCACCCTATCGACATCGTCGAGACCCTTGCCGAATTCAACGACTGGGATTTCGACCGGATCGGCGACGACCAGATCGCCATGGCGGTCGAAGGGCAGTGGCGGACCTATTCCATCACGCTGGCCTGGTCGGGCTACGACGAGACGCTGCGCATGGTCTGCACCTTCGAGATGGAGCCCCCCGCCGAGACCCTGCCGGGCCTTTACGAACTGCTGAACCTCGTCAATGACCAGCTCTGGGCGGGCAGCTTTACCTACTGGGAAGAACAGAAACTGATGGTCTTCCGCTACGGCCTTGTGCTGTCGGGGGAACAGATGGCCAGCCCGGAACAGATCGACACACTGATCACCGCGGCGGTGACATCCTCGGAACGCTATTACCCCGCCTTCCAGATGAATGTCTGGGGTGGACGCTCGGCGCGGTCGTCGCTGGAGGTCGCCATTGCAGAGGCCTACGGGCGGGCGTAA
- the proC gene encoding pyrroline-5-carboxylate reductase, with protein MALENVAAKGLVLLGCGKMGSAMLEGWLKGGLPAGSVWVLDPNPSDWLKATGVHLNEEITITPAVAIVAVKPQMMGAALPALRALGGGDTLFISIAAGTPISAFEKAFGATSPIIRAMPNTPAAVGRGISAIIGNAHVGEAGLNQAEELLSAVGQVVRLEGEEQMDAVTAVSGSGPAYVFHLIETLAAAGVAQGLPEALALQLAQATVAGAGALAEGAAEDPSQLRVNVTSPNGTTQAALEVLMNEDDGFPALLKRAVAAAADRSRELANG; from the coding sequence ATGGCACTGGAAAACGTGGCCGCGAAGGGGCTCGTGCTTCTTGGATGCGGCAAGATGGGCAGCGCGATGCTGGAAGGCTGGCTCAAGGGCGGTCTTCCGGCCGGATCGGTCTGGGTCCTTGACCCCAATCCCTCAGATTGGCTGAAGGCGACCGGCGTCCATCTGAACGAAGAGATCACCATTACACCCGCCGTCGCCATCGTCGCGGTGAAACCGCAGATGATGGGCGCCGCCCTGCCTGCGCTGCGCGCGCTTGGCGGGGGCGACACGCTGTTCATCTCCATCGCCGCGGGCACGCCAATCAGCGCCTTCGAAAAGGCCTTTGGCGCGACCAGCCCGATCATCCGCGCCATGCCCAACACGCCTGCCGCCGTCGGCCGGGGTATTTCCGCCATCATCGGCAATGCCCACGTTGGTGAGGCCGGGCTGAACCAGGCCGAGGAATTGCTGTCCGCTGTCGGGCAGGTGGTCCGACTGGAAGGCGAAGAGCAGATGGATGCGGTGACGGCCGTTTCCGGCTCGGGCCCCGCCTATGTCTTTCACCTGATCGAAACGCTGGCCGCCGCCGGTGTCGCCCAGGGCCTGCCCGAGGCGCTGGCGCTGCAACTGGCCCAGGCGACCGTCGCCGGGGCAGGGGCCCTGGCCGAAGGCGCGGCAGAGGACCCCTCGCAGTTGCGGGTCAATGTCACCAGCCCCAATGGCACCACGCAGGCCGCGCTTGAGGTCCTGATGAACGAAGACGACGGGTTTCCCGCCTTGCTGAAACGCGCCGTCGCCGCAGCGGCGGACCGGTCGCGGGAGCTGGCGAATGGCTGA
- a CDS encoding tRNA-binding protein produces the protein MAEPIAFDDFLRVDIRAGRVIRAEPFPEARKPAIKLWIDFGPEIGEKKTSAQITAHYTPESLIGRMVMAVVNFPPRQIGPFMSEVLTLGLSDGDGGIVLIAPDQDVAAGERMH, from the coding sequence ATGGCTGAGCCGATTGCCTTTGACGATTTCCTCAGGGTCGATATCCGCGCCGGGCGGGTGATCCGCGCGGAACCCTTTCCCGAGGCCCGCAAACCGGCGATCAAGCTCTGGATCGATTTTGGCCCCGAGATCGGGGAAAAGAAGACCTCGGCCCAGATCACGGCGCATTACACACCCGAATCGCTGATTGGCAGGATGGTCATGGCGGTGGTGAATTTCCCGCCCCGCCAGATCGGACCCTTCATGTCCGAGGTGCTGACGCTCGGCCTGTCCGATGGGGACGGCGGGATTGTGCTGATCGCACCGGATCAGGACGTGGCTGCAGGGGAGCGGATGCATTGA
- a CDS encoding 2-hydroxyacid dehydrogenase produces the protein MKRILLSRPMPPATIRAAEALFEVEIRNSIKPMTPAEIRSGLAVFDGMMLTLGDVVTAEALQDFGRPRCKMLANFGVGYNHIDTEACRAHGVTVSNTPGAVTDATADVALTLILMTCRRAGEAERLVRSGKWEGWHPTQMLGTHVSGRKLGVIGMGRIGQAVAQRCHFGFGMEVGYFNRSAKDLALPAQRFDSLTDMAGWADVLVVAVPASDETHHLVDAAVLGAMQPHGVLVNIARGDIVEEAALIAALQSGQIGGVGLDVYEFEPKVPAALIAQENAVLLPHLGTAALDIREDMGAMAVENLRAHFAGEAVPNQVN, from the coding sequence TTGAAACGGATCCTGCTCAGCCGCCCGATGCCCCCTGCCACGATCCGCGCCGCCGAGGCGCTTTTCGAGGTCGAGATCCGCAACAGCATCAAGCCGATGACCCCGGCCGAGATCCGGTCGGGTCTGGCTGTCTTCGATGGCATGATGCTGACCCTTGGGGATGTGGTCACCGCCGAAGCCCTGCAGGATTTCGGTCGCCCGCGCTGCAAGATGCTGGCCAATTTCGGCGTCGGCTACAACCATATCGACACCGAGGCCTGCCGCGCCCACGGAGTGACCGTGTCCAACACGCCGGGGGCCGTGACCGATGCCACGGCGGATGTCGCCCTGACGCTGATCCTGATGACCTGCCGCCGGGCCGGCGAGGCAGAGCGCCTTGTGCGGTCGGGCAAATGGGAGGGCTGGCACCCGACGCAGATGCTGGGCACCCACGTCTCGGGGCGCAAGCTGGGTGTGATCGGCATGGGCCGGATCGGGCAGGCCGTGGCGCAGCGCTGCCATTTCGGTTTCGGCATGGAGGTCGGCTATTTCAACCGCTCGGCCAAGGATCTGGCGCTGCCTGCGCAACGTTTCGACAGCCTGACGGATATGGCCGGTTGGGCGGATGTGCTGGTGGTCGCGGTGCCGGCCAGCGACGAGACCCATCACCTTGTCGATGCGGCGGTTCTGGGCGCGATGCAGCCCCATGGGGTGCTGGTCAATATCGCGCGCGGGGATATCGTCGAAGAAGCCGCCCTGATCGCGGCGCTGCAATCGGGGCAGATCGGCGGCGTTGGTCTGGATGTCTATGAATTCGAACCCAAGGTCCCCGCGGCGCTGATCGCGCAGGAAAACGCGGTGCTGTTGCCGCATCTCGGGACCGCCGCGCTGGATATCCGCGAGGATATGGGCGCCATGGCGGTCGAAAACCTGCGCGCCCATTTCGCCGGGGAAGCGGTTCCCAACCAGGTGAACTGA
- a CDS encoding thymidine kinase — protein MAKLYFHYSTMNAGKSTVLLQASHNYIERGMQTYLLTARFDNRAGEGRIASRIGIGVAADTFDETDDLFAKIHARLETGPCACIFLDEAQFLTRAQVWQLARAVDDLGVPIMCYGLRVDFRGALFEGSSALLALADEMREVRTICHCGRKATMVVRRDSGGTAQREGNQIQIGGNETYVSLCRRHWREEMGDGPT, from the coding sequence ATGGCCAAGCTCTATTTTCATTACTCCACCATGAACGCCGGCAAGAGCACCGTTCTCTTGCAGGCCTCGCACAATTACATCGAACGGGGCATGCAGACCTATCTGCTGACCGCGCGTTTCGACAATCGCGCCGGCGAGGGGCGCATCGCCAGCCGCATCGGCATCGGCGTCGCGGCGGATACCTTCGATGAGACCGACGACCTTTTCGCCAAGATCCACGCCCGGCTGGAGACCGGCCCCTGTGCCTGCATCTTTCTGGACGAGGCCCAGTTCCTGACCCGCGCCCAGGTCTGGCAGCTGGCCCGCGCGGTGGATGATCTGGGTGTGCCGATCATGTGCTACGGGCTGCGGGTGGATTTCCGGGGCGCGTTGTTCGAGGGCTCCTCGGCCCTGCTGGCGCTGGCTGACGAGATGCGCGAAGTGCGCACCATCTGTCACTGCGGGCGCAAGGCCACCATGGTGGTGCGCCGCGATTCCGGTGGCACGGCCCAGCGCGAAGGCAACCAGATCCAGATCGGCGGGAACGAAACCTACGTCTCGCTATGCCGCCGCCACTGGCGCGAGGAAATGGGCGACGGCCCGACCTGA
- a CDS encoding pyridoxamine 5'-phosphate oxidase family protein, which yields MKDHQTRTETAETFWKRMEDVTAGMLLTEAHDFVPMSHQVDPEAGMLWFITSKGTTAHKAAMEKRDSHFLVAERDAKIYAHVSGTLSEVNDPAKLDEIWSRVAAAWFEEGREDPDVRLIGLRPANAEIWFTDGGAKFLYEMAKSVTTDATPDLGSHEHLTF from the coding sequence ATGAAAGACCATCAGACCCGCACCGAAACCGCCGAGACCTTCTGGAAACGGATGGAAGACGTCACCGCCGGGATGCTGCTGACCGAGGCCCATGATTTCGTCCCCATGAGCCACCAGGTCGACCCCGAGGCGGGGATGCTCTGGTTCATCACCTCGAAGGGCACCACCGCCCATAAGGCGGCGATGGAAAAGCGCGACAGCCATTTCCTGGTGGCCGAACGGGATGCCAAGATCTACGCCCATGTCAGCGGCACCCTGTCCGAGGTCAATGATCCCGCCAAGCTGGACGAGATCTGGAGCCGTGTCGCCGCAGCCTGGTTCGAAGAAGGCCGCGAGGACCCCGATGTGCGCCTGATCGGGTTGCGCCCCGCAAATGCCGAGATCTGGTTCACCGATGGTGGGGCCAAGTTCCTTTATGAAATGGCCAAATCCGTGACAACCGACGCGACCCCGGACCTTGGATCGCATGAACATCTGACCTTCTGA